The following coding sequences lie in one Listeria ivanovii subsp. londoniensis genomic window:
- a CDS encoding cryptochrome/photolyase family protein, giving the protein MTSVMWFRRDLRLSDNTALYQACKDNDELILLFQVNPEQFITKSPSHQAFFSSVAYFKQQVDKIAHSQIMFGEPINLLEKLKEKVPSWDKVYFNRDETGYGAKRDETALRFFAQAGMTVFAFDDAYLHHADAVKKSTSEFYKIFTPYYKKWREEIKEFPIQVTVNPAKIQKAILFPEDEEQFVQMAQALPLLAENMLGETVANNQLNHFVKENLAQYKEVRDFPDLDKTSHLSRFLRTGELSIRTVWQAVQKAEPTDGRTTFEKELCWRDFYNMIYVSFPNQKNEAIQTNYRFIEWENNRNYFQKWQQGATGYPLVDAAMRQLKETGWMHNRLRMITASFLTKDLLIDWRWGEKYFQQMLVDYDPASNIGGWQWAASTGTDAVPYFRIFNPTTQSEKFDSLGNFIRKYVQELANLPDKFIHQPEKMTAKEQTEFKVILGEDYPFPIINHQERRKEAIARYEFSKAYASQNL; this is encoded by the coding sequence ATGACTTCAGTAATGTGGTTTCGGAGAGATTTGCGATTAAGTGATAACACGGCACTTTATCAAGCGTGTAAAGATAATGATGAGTTAATCTTGCTATTTCAAGTCAATCCAGAGCAATTCATAACAAAAAGCCCGAGTCATCAGGCATTTTTCTCCAGTGTCGCTTATTTCAAACAACAAGTCGATAAAATAGCGCATTCACAAATAATGTTTGGAGAACCAATCAATCTCTTAGAAAAACTAAAAGAAAAAGTTCCATCTTGGGACAAAGTGTATTTTAATCGCGATGAGACAGGTTATGGGGCAAAACGGGATGAAACAGCATTACGCTTTTTTGCGCAAGCGGGAATGACAGTTTTCGCTTTTGACGATGCCTATCTCCATCATGCAGATGCTGTGAAAAAATCGACCAGCGAGTTCTATAAAATTTTTACTCCTTACTACAAAAAATGGCGGGAGGAAATAAAAGAATTTCCTATACAAGTTACAGTGAACCCAGCAAAAATCCAGAAAGCAATTTTATTTCCAGAAGATGAGGAGCAGTTTGTCCAGATGGCACAAGCGCTTCCCTTGTTAGCTGAAAATATGCTTGGTGAAACAGTGGCTAACAATCAATTAAATCATTTTGTGAAAGAAAACTTAGCCCAGTATAAGGAAGTTAGAGATTTTCCAGACCTTGATAAAACCAGCCATTTATCGCGTTTTTTACGGACAGGAGAACTTTCGATTCGAACGGTTTGGCAAGCGGTTCAAAAAGCAGAACCTACAGACGGAAGGACAACATTCGAAAAAGAGCTTTGTTGGCGCGACTTTTATAATATGATTTATGTTTCTTTCCCTAATCAAAAAAATGAAGCGATTCAGACTAATTATCGTTTTATTGAATGGGAAAATAATCGCAACTACTTTCAAAAATGGCAACAAGGTGCGACGGGATATCCGCTTGTTGATGCAGCAATGCGTCAGCTAAAAGAAACTGGTTGGATGCATAATCGTTTACGAATGATTACGGCTTCTTTTTTAACGAAAGATCTTTTGATTGATTGGCGCTGGGGAGAAAAATATTTCCAACAAATGCTAGTTGACTATGATCCAGCAAGTAATATCGGTGGTTGGCAATGGGCAGCGTCAACGGGAACAGATGCTGTACCATATTTTCGGATTTTTAACCCAACAACTCAATCAGAAAAATTTGATTCATTGGGAAACTTTATTCGGAAGTATGTACAAGAGTTAGCAAATTTACCAGACAAATTCATTCACCAACCCGAAAAAATGACAGCAAAAGAACAAACAGAATTTAAGGTGATTTTAGGAGAAGATTACCCATTTCCGATAATTAATCATCAAGAACGCCGAAAAGAAGCTATTGCGCGCTATGAATTCAGTAAAGCATATGCCTCTCAAAATTTATAA
- a CDS encoding DUF2177 family protein codes for MTQFLKLFITSAVIFLIFDLFWLLVVSKKMYQHFIGELMGDVRIWPAVIFYLLYVIGVTFFVLIPGTEKGSIGYVILAAALFGLICYATYDLTNLATLKDWPVAMTVMDLIWGTAVTTVTSVIVYFINMNFFGGVS; via the coding sequence ATGACACAATTTTTGAAGCTTTTCATAACGAGCGCCGTTATTTTTTTGATATTTGATCTTTTTTGGTTACTCGTTGTTTCTAAAAAAATGTATCAGCATTTTATCGGGGAGTTAATGGGAGATGTCCGAATATGGCCAGCTGTTATTTTCTATCTACTTTATGTGATTGGTGTTACCTTTTTCGTTTTAATTCCAGGAACCGAAAAAGGTAGTATTGGTTATGTCATCTTAGCAGCTGCATTATTTGGTTTAATTTGTTACGCGACATACGATTTGACGAACTTAGCAACATTAAAAGATTGGCCAGTTGCGATGACTGTAATGGATCTTATTTGGGGAACTGCAGTGACGACGGTTACTTCTGTGATTGTTTACTTTATTAATATGAATTTCTTTGGAGGGGTTTCGTAA
- a CDS encoding DAK2 domain-containing protein yields MTEVGNNRLLQGMLNGAREVISKKDELNRINVFPVADGDTGSNLASLMQSIIDNVAHKEYSTKELLDEVASAALIGARGNSGMIFAQYLNAVAENYHHLESTVEELVQAFQKAVNKAYEALLDPKEGTILSVMSAWSEALSKNYSKERSLDHSLLNAQAVAEKALAHTQFQMPILKKNRLVDSGAKGFYYFIVGLTNAYCEKVAVMTEVVENDQTIIEHLETTEPRYRYCSEFIIKDPTVTKQTIQTNLATKGDSLVIACNEAQIKLHIHTNEPKDVLAILAKFGTMTYQKVDDMSLQYLVTKKPRAKIAIVTDSIADLPEEFLLKHQIHVLPMNILSEDENFLDKLTVGPELIKEKLAQKTKMSTAQPTIHSVDALLSFLESKYEHVLVITVSAQLSGTYQLIQQRIKDKKLSSDWIQVIDSRLNSVAEGLLVKQAVELIEAGSSFATVTRQMEQVASRSFIYVAVADLSPMVESGRIPRFLGKLAQKMSLYPIVSLDEVGSGKLIGVSFSQKQSMKRIIKKVRKIHQENPLLDLAVTHVCSAEIAHDWSTQLKKKIGQMSYIVDSSAAIAISAGIGSVAVAGIKKEGAL; encoded by the coding sequence ATGACAGAAGTAGGAAATAATCGCTTATTACAAGGCATGTTAAATGGTGCTAGAGAGGTAATAAGCAAAAAAGATGAACTAAATCGGATTAATGTTTTTCCTGTAGCAGATGGTGACACTGGTAGTAATTTAGCTTCATTAATGCAATCAATTATTGACAATGTGGCCCACAAAGAATATTCCACGAAAGAGCTATTAGATGAAGTTGCTTCGGCTGCACTAATTGGAGCTCGAGGAAATTCAGGAATGATATTTGCACAATATTTAAATGCCGTTGCCGAAAATTATCATCACCTAGAATCAACTGTGGAAGAATTAGTGCAAGCTTTTCAAAAGGCTGTAAACAAGGCATATGAAGCATTACTCGATCCAAAAGAAGGAACAATTTTGTCAGTGATGAGCGCTTGGTCAGAAGCACTTTCGAAAAATTACTCAAAAGAGCGGTCTCTCGATCATTCCCTATTAAACGCACAAGCAGTCGCAGAAAAAGCTTTGGCTCATACGCAGTTTCAAATGCCTATTTTAAAGAAAAATCGGTTAGTAGATTCGGGAGCAAAAGGTTTTTACTATTTTATTGTTGGGCTAACGAATGCTTACTGTGAAAAAGTAGCAGTAATGACCGAAGTGGTGGAAAACGATCAAACAATAATCGAACATTTGGAAACTACCGAGCCGCGATACAGATACTGTTCAGAATTTATTATCAAAGATCCCACGGTTACAAAACAAACCATTCAAACTAATCTAGCCACTAAAGGAGATTCTTTAGTCATCGCTTGTAATGAGGCGCAAATAAAACTCCACATCCATACCAATGAACCTAAAGATGTATTAGCTATACTAGCAAAGTTTGGCACAATGACCTACCAAAAAGTAGATGATATGAGTCTTCAATATCTTGTAACTAAAAAACCTCGAGCAAAAATAGCTATTGTGACCGATTCTATTGCTGATTTACCCGAGGAATTCTTACTAAAGCACCAAATACATGTACTACCAATGAATATTTTATCAGAAGACGAAAATTTTTTGGATAAATTGACAGTCGGGCCAGAATTGATAAAAGAAAAGCTGGCACAAAAAACTAAAATGAGTACAGCGCAACCAACCATCCATTCAGTAGATGCTTTACTGTCCTTTTTAGAAAGTAAGTATGAGCATGTCCTAGTCATCACAGTTTCCGCCCAATTAAGTGGAACTTATCAATTAATCCAGCAACGGATAAAAGACAAGAAGCTATCATCCGATTGGATACAAGTAATTGATTCACGATTAAACTCGGTTGCCGAGGGACTTTTAGTGAAGCAAGCAGTGGAACTCATCGAAGCAGGAAGTTCATTTGCAACAGTTACGAGGCAAATGGAACAAGTAGCTAGCCGCAGTTTTATCTATGTGGCAGTTGCAGATTTATCACCAATGGTAGAATCCGGGAGAATTCCTCGATTTTTAGGGAAACTGGCGCAAAAAATGTCACTATATCCAATCGTTAGCCTTGATGAGGTTGGTTCTGGAAAACTAATTGGTGTATCGTTTAGCCAAAAGCAAAGTATGAAAAGAATCATAAAAAAAGTCAGGAAAATCCATCAGGAAAATCCATTATTAGATTTGGCAGTTACACATGTTTGTTCTGCTGAAATTGCTCACGATTGGAGCACGCAGCTAAAGAAGAAAATAGGACAAATGAGTTATATAGTAGATAGTTCAGCAGCAATCGCGATTAGCGCGGGAATTGGAAGCGTAGCAGTTGCTGGTATTAAAAAGGAGGGGGCACTATGA
- a CDS encoding DUF1295 domain-containing protein, producing MYWLVAGTLLVYFVIWFIISKIKQKYSLVDIAWGGGFVVVAWTGFLATFSMTTQNITILILVTIWGVRLFWHLARRNWNKPEDYRYVNMRKRWGTSWVNVKAFLNVFVLQGVLLFIIALPITHTFANETTTFQWWQMVGIILWLIGFIFEVGGDLQLENFKKNSVNKGKLLTTGFWSLTRHPNYFGEALSWWGVFLVAYTEITDSWLLISPVLITLLLLFVSGVPLLEKKYQDREDFKKYAKKTSKFFPIIGKKGL from the coding sequence ATATATTGGCTTGTAGCTGGAACATTACTAGTTTATTTTGTTATCTGGTTTATTATTTCAAAAATAAAGCAAAAATATTCATTAGTGGATATTGCATGGGGTGGTGGTTTTGTTGTCGTAGCATGGACTGGCTTTTTGGCAACTTTTAGTATGACTACTCAAAACATCACGATACTTATATTAGTCACTATATGGGGAGTACGCTTATTTTGGCACTTAGCTCGTCGAAATTGGAATAAACCTGAGGACTATCGGTATGTAAATATGCGAAAACGCTGGGGAACTAGTTGGGTTAATGTAAAAGCCTTTTTAAATGTCTTTGTTTTACAAGGAGTATTATTATTTATTATTGCTTTACCGATTACACATACCTTTGCAAATGAAACAACAACTTTTCAGTGGTGGCAAATGGTTGGAATCATTTTATGGCTGATTGGTTTTATTTTTGAAGTAGGAGGAGATCTTCAATTAGAAAACTTTAAAAAGAATTCGGTAAACAAAGGAAAATTACTAACGACTGGATTTTGGTCACTAACAAGGCATCCGAATTACTTTGGAGAAGCACTCAGCTGGTGGGGCGTATTTTTGGTTGCTTATACAGAAATAACGGATAGTTGGTTACTTATTAGCCCAGTGCTGATTACCTTATTGCTATTATTTGTTTCCGGAGTTCCTTTGCTTGAAAAAAAATATCAAGACCGAGAAGATTTTAAGAAATATGCCAAAAAAACTTCGAAATTTTTTCCAATCATTGGTAAGAAGGGGCTTTAG
- a CDS encoding DUF456 domain-containing protein, which translates to MKKEKTVLIMNFDEESISYQAFSEMKRLHQERKIIGYQMAVVKHEPGNKLEAQDFLDFTGADKNLKDSLIGMLIGILGGPFGILIGWMIGAIVGTTKDAGEVKNALTIFEKTLKTIPEGSTGVILIATEQELGNVNDVAIDELHGRVQRMDEAIVAQEIKDAQATEGKAKDSAKKHWFSK; encoded by the coding sequence ATGAAAAAAGAAAAGACAGTGTTAATTATGAACTTCGATGAGGAAAGTATTTCTTATCAAGCATTTTCTGAAATGAAAAGATTACACCAGGAACGTAAAATCATTGGCTATCAAATGGCAGTTGTGAAACATGAACCTGGGAATAAACTTGAAGCACAAGATTTTCTTGACTTTACTGGTGCCGACAAAAATTTGAAAGACAGCCTTATCGGGATGTTAATCGGTATTCTAGGTGGTCCATTTGGTATTTTAATCGGTTGGATGATTGGTGCAATCGTTGGTACTACAAAAGATGCTGGCGAAGTGAAAAACGCTTTAACCATCTTTGAAAAAACATTAAAAACAATTCCAGAAGGTTCCACAGGCGTTATCTTAATCGCGACAGAACAAGAATTAGGAAACGTAAATGATGTAGCTATTGATGAGTTACATGGTCGCGTTCAACGTATGGATGAAGCTATCGTAGCACAAGAAATCAAAGATGCTCAAGCTACAGAAGGTAAAGCAAAAGATTCTGCTAAGAAACACTGGTTTAGTAAATAA
- a CDS encoding formate/nitrite transporter family protein: MDVESSPLMQKIDYSTRKKIDLVNNSILRYIVRAMLACLFLTLGTAVAVMIGDKVDHFAPGLGKIVYAFMFSWSLVMIIYMNAELGTSNMMYMTTGVYQKIIKPGKALQILFLCIICNLLGGILAGYLVSLTSAFQNLPADHFLFTAVTGKLEKAPLEIFVEGIFANIVVNTAVLCTLRMKDDAGKVIAMIFIIFIFAFLGFEHVIANFSSFSLAFFASGGTLAAMTVGNVSVNLVLALLGNFVGGGLVIGLGYAWLNRTKSIYKD, translated from the coding sequence TTGGATGTAGAAAGTAGTCCATTAATGCAGAAAATTGATTATAGTACGCGCAAAAAAATTGATTTAGTAAATAATAGTATTCTTCGTTATATTGTGCGCGCCATGTTAGCATGTTTATTTTTAACACTTGGAACCGCTGTTGCTGTTATGATTGGTGATAAAGTCGATCATTTCGCACCAGGACTTGGAAAAATTGTCTATGCCTTTATGTTCAGTTGGTCGCTTGTAATGATTATTTATATGAACGCCGAACTTGGAACTTCTAATATGATGTATATGACAACAGGTGTGTATCAAAAAATTATCAAACCAGGAAAAGCGTTGCAAATTTTATTCTTATGTATTATTTGTAACTTACTTGGTGGAATCTTGGCTGGGTATTTAGTATCCTTAACGTCTGCATTCCAAAATTTACCAGCAGATCACTTCTTGTTTACTGCAGTTACGGGCAAGCTGGAAAAAGCACCACTCGAAATTTTTGTTGAAGGTATTTTTGCCAACATTGTTGTAAATACGGCCGTGCTTTGTACATTACGAATGAAGGATGATGCTGGGAAAGTTATTGCGATGATATTTATTATTTTCATCTTTGCTTTCTTAGGATTTGAACACGTTATCGCCAATTTCTCTTCATTCTCGTTAGCGTTTTTCGCATCAGGCGGAACACTTGCTGCAATGACAGTCGGAAATGTTTCTGTCAATTTAGTACTCGCGCTATTAGGGAATTTTGTAGGAGGAGGCCTCGTTATCGGTTTAGGGTATGCTTGGCTTAACCGAACGAAATCCATTTATAAAGATTAA
- the metX gene encoding homoserine O-acetyltransferase MetX, giving the protein MTLQQKELFQKSPLLLENGETLSPVLVGYETYGTLSASRDNCILLEHALTGTAHAAKHYEDDAPGWWDDYIGPGKTIDTDKYFLVCTNVFGGCSGTTGPSSINPKTDQPYRLQFPGFSMKDIIKVQRELLEQLGVARIVSVIGGSMGGMQATQWAIDYEDITDSIVNIASPLAAGPDAIGYNLIMRMAILNDPDFNGGNYIGQPEGGLATARMVGMMTYRTSELFSKRFERFTVAESSPTAFSKEHFQIESYLQYQGDTFVERFDANSYLFLTKAIDLFDVTSPAKDDLPTFSKIKIPYLLIGITTDQLFRIHDLRHGYELLKQWSVPVTYHEVASEYGHDAFLVEKEVPKFEPLIRTFLNNLPVKNA; this is encoded by the coding sequence GTGACCTTACAACAAAAAGAACTATTTCAAAAAAGTCCTCTTCTACTTGAAAACGGAGAAACCTTAAGTCCCGTTTTGGTTGGTTATGAAACATATGGAACATTATCAGCATCACGAGATAATTGTATTTTGCTAGAGCATGCACTTACCGGAACAGCACATGCCGCCAAACACTATGAAGATGATGCACCTGGTTGGTGGGATGATTATATTGGACCAGGGAAAACGATTGATACAGATAAATATTTCTTGGTTTGTACGAATGTTTTTGGAGGTTGTAGTGGCACAACAGGTCCCTCTTCCATTAACCCAAAAACGGATCAACCATATCGTCTTCAATTTCCAGGTTTTTCGATGAAAGATATTATTAAGGTGCAGCGTGAGCTTTTAGAACAATTAGGTGTCGCGCGTATTGTTTCTGTTATTGGTGGTTCGATGGGTGGTATGCAGGCAACTCAGTGGGCGATTGATTATGAGGATATTACTGATAGTATTGTCAATATCGCTTCTCCGCTTGCAGCTGGTCCTGATGCAATTGGCTATAACCTAATTATGCGGATGGCAATATTAAATGATCCTGATTTTAATGGTGGCAATTATATTGGTCAACCTGAGGGCGGGCTAGCGACTGCAAGAATGGTTGGCATGATGACTTACCGAACGAGTGAGCTATTTTCCAAGCGATTCGAACGGTTTACAGTTGCTGAGAGTTCTCCAACTGCATTTTCCAAAGAACATTTCCAAATTGAATCTTATTTGCAATACCAAGGGGATACTTTTGTAGAGCGATTTGATGCAAATAGTTATTTGTTTTTAACGAAAGCAATCGACTTATTTGACGTTACTTCTCCTGCTAAAGATGACTTACCAACTTTTTCAAAAATTAAAATACCCTACTTACTAATTGGTATCACAACCGATCAACTTTTTCGAATTCATGATTTGCGTCATGGGTATGAACTTTTAAAGCAGTGGAGCGTTCCTGTGACTTATCACGAAGTCGCTTCTGAATACGGTCATGATGCCTTTTTAGTAGAAAAAGAGGTCCCAAAATTCGAACCATTAATTCGAACATTTTTAAATAATTTACCAGTGAAAAACGCCTAA
- a CDS encoding O-acetylhomoserine aminocarboxypropyltransferase/cysteine synthase family protein — protein sequence MSNEYKFETIQVHGGHAPDVDTHSRAVPIYQTTSYTFDSPEHAAALFGLQETGNIYTRIMNPTTAVLEERLTLLEDGVGAVATASGMAAITYSILNIAGSGDHIVAAATLYGGTHTLFSHTFKTFGIDVTFVDPNEPENFEKEIKANTKAVFVETIGNPDINIIDIEKVAKIAHASDIPLIIDNTFATAYLNRPFDFGADIVVYSATKFIGGHGVAIGGAVIDSGKFNWANGKFPKLVVPDDSYNGLSYTNDVGAAAYITKLRVSLLRDTGAALSPFNAFLLILGLETLSLRLEQHVKNAKLVATFLNNHPKVAWVNYPGLKENKYFDLAQKYLPKGPGSIFTFGVKGGYEAGKKVIESVNLFSHLANVGDAKSLIIHPASTTHQQLSEEQQLTAGVKPESIRLSIGIENADDIIQDLTQALKQI from the coding sequence ATGAGCAATGAGTATAAATTTGAGACAATTCAAGTACACGGGGGACATGCACCAGATGTGGACACGCACTCAAGAGCTGTTCCTATCTACCAAACAACCTCGTACACATTTGATAGTCCAGAACATGCGGCGGCATTATTCGGTTTACAAGAAACAGGAAATATTTATACACGAATTATGAACCCAACAACCGCTGTTTTAGAGGAACGATTAACTTTGCTTGAAGATGGAGTTGGCGCAGTTGCTACCGCTTCTGGGATGGCTGCGATTACTTATTCGATTTTAAATATTGCCGGTTCTGGAGATCACATTGTCGCTGCAGCAACATTATATGGTGGTACCCATACCCTTTTCTCTCATACATTCAAAACTTTCGGAATCGATGTTACTTTTGTAGACCCAAATGAGCCAGAAAATTTTGAAAAAGAAATAAAGGCAAACACGAAAGCAGTCTTTGTTGAAACAATCGGAAATCCAGATATTAACATTATTGATATCGAAAAAGTTGCTAAGATTGCACATGCTTCAGATATTCCGCTTATTATTGATAATACTTTCGCGACCGCATATTTAAATCGTCCATTTGATTTTGGGGCAGATATCGTTGTCTATTCGGCTACTAAATTTATCGGCGGTCATGGAGTTGCTATTGGTGGGGCTGTTATTGATTCCGGGAAGTTCAACTGGGCGAATGGCAAATTCCCCAAATTAGTTGTTCCAGATGATAGTTATAATGGCTTATCATATACGAATGATGTTGGGGCAGCAGCCTATATTACGAAGCTTCGTGTTTCCCTTCTCCGCGATACAGGGGCAGCGCTTTCACCATTCAATGCTTTTTTACTTATCCTTGGCTTAGAGACCCTTTCGCTTCGTCTAGAACAACACGTAAAAAATGCCAAATTGGTCGCAACTTTCTTAAATAATCATCCAAAAGTCGCTTGGGTTAACTATCCTGGATTAAAAGAAAATAAATATTTTGATTTAGCGCAAAAATATTTACCAAAGGGTCCTGGCTCTATTTTCACTTTTGGGGTTAAAGGTGGTTATGAAGCTGGGAAGAAAGTAATCGAGTCCGTTAACTTATTCTCCCACTTAGCGAATGTCGGGGATGCAAAATCACTGATTATCCATCCTGCATCTACTACACACCAACAATTAAGTGAAGAGCAACAACTTACAGCTGGCGTAAAACCAGAATCAATTCGTTTATCGATTGGAATCGAGAATGCGGATGATATTATCCAAGACTTAACACAAGCACTCAAGCAAATATAG
- a CDS encoding HdeD family acid-resistance protein, with product MKTFTRILVLLAGIAMIALGIWFLFHPGISLLTSTLMFGFLLLISGIFHTVSYFSDKKMQKVSGWVLADGILSILLGFLLLFNEFAGTATLVLLFGMWVLFAGIMRTIGAFTAKQNNVQGWGWILTIGIIGIIVGFIALFNPVVSAIGIVLIVGIFFIVQGISAIATFFFIGKAN from the coding sequence ATGAAAACATTTACACGTATTCTTGTTTTATTAGCAGGGATTGCAATGATTGCACTAGGGATTTGGTTCTTATTCCATCCGGGGATTTCGTTACTAACCTCAACATTAATGTTTGGTTTCTTGCTACTAATTTCTGGTATCTTTCATACAGTTTCTTATTTCTCAGACAAGAAAATGCAGAAAGTTTCTGGTTGGGTTCTAGCTGATGGTATTTTATCTATCTTATTAGGTTTCTTGCTATTATTTAATGAATTTGCAGGTACAGCAACACTCGTATTACTATTTGGTATGTGGGTATTATTTGCTGGTATTATGCGTACAATTGGTGCGTTTACTGCTAAACAAAACAATGTTCAAGGATGGGGCTGGATTTTAACAATCGGTATCATTGGTATTATTGTTGGGTTTATCGCACTTTTCAATCCAGTTGTTTCCGCAATTGGTATCGTACTTATCGTTGGTATCTTCTTCATTGTTCAAGGTATCAGTGCAATCGCAACATTTTTCTTTATTGGAAAAGCCAACTAA
- a CDS encoding helix-turn-helix domain-containing protein: MAKYDDGFKRKVVEAYQNSEGGYGTLAQRFGISHFSLVRKWVKIVEKRGFEALQRRRTKQHYTSQFKQNVLHYYLNSGDSYLDVALQYGLPSGYLLQSWHQKFLREGIEGLSPKQKGRPSMSKKKKQIQPKKPMTREQALERENELLRAELAFIKKLRALGMDVPERLKNEMPESSTNSEVSSD; the protein is encoded by the coding sequence TTGGCTAAATATGATGATGGATTCAAGAGAAAAGTAGTGGAAGCTTACCAAAACAGCGAAGGTGGTTATGGCACACTCGCTCAGCGCTTTGGTATATCACATTTTTCTCTGGTTAGAAAATGGGTGAAGATTGTAGAGAAACGGGGGTTTGAAGCATTACAAAGGCGAAGAACGAAACAACATTACACTTCCCAATTCAAGCAAAATGTCCTACACTATTACTTAAATAGCGGTGACTCTTACCTGGATGTTGCCTTGCAGTATGGTTTGCCTTCAGGGTATTTACTTCAAAGTTGGCATCAAAAATTTCTGCGAGAAGGCATCGAAGGTCTTTCACCAAAACAGAAAGGACGACCTTCGATGTCCAAGAAAAAGAAACAAATTCAGCCCAAGAAACCCATGACACGGGAACAAGCATTAGAACGAGAAAACGAATTATTACGTGCAGAACTTGCTTTTATAAAAAAGCTCCGCGCTTTAGGAATGGATGTCCCAGAACGACTCAAGAACGAGATGCCCGAATCATCCACGAACTCCGAAGTGAGTTCCGATTAA
- a CDS encoding IS3 family transposase — protein sequence MTCRTCFYKKAPRFRNGCPRTTQERDARIIHELRSEFRLTILLQATKFPKATYMYWQKRLEQKNPNASLEKKIQEIFDEHHGNYGYRRIQLALKAQGIKVNQKKVRRIMGKLGLKGSKFIRKSRRYNSYKGTIGRVAKNRIRRRFYTSIPHQKVTTDTSEFKYYERDKNKQLVIKKLYLDPFLDMFNGEILSYRISERPNAKAIMDAQKEAMDRTDDCPYRRTFHSDQGWAYQMKAYKKQLTKQNIFQSMSRKGNCFDNSPMENFFGLLKQEMYYGVIYASFKQLKQAIEDWIHYYNHHRIKTKLGCSPIQYREQMTA from the coding sequence ATTACGTGCAGAACTTGCTTTTATAAAAAAGCTCCGCGCTTTAGGAATGGATGTCCCAGAACGACTCAAGAACGAGATGCCCGAATCATCCACGAACTCCGAAGTGAGTTCCGATTAACGATTCTTCTACAAGCCACAAAATTTCCTAAAGCGACCTACATGTATTGGCAAAAACGATTAGAACAGAAAAATCCAAATGCATCATTAGAGAAAAAGATTCAAGAAATTTTTGATGAGCATCACGGAAACTATGGCTATCGCCGGATTCAACTAGCGTTGAAGGCACAAGGAATAAAGGTCAATCAGAAAAAAGTTCGACGAATTATGGGTAAACTTGGGCTAAAAGGATCCAAGTTTATTCGGAAATCTCGCAGATATAATTCTTACAAAGGAACTATTGGACGAGTGGCAAAAAACCGTATTCGTCGACGTTTTTATACATCCATTCCTCATCAAAAAGTGACCACGGATACATCGGAATTCAAATATTACGAGCGTGATAAAAACAAGCAGCTAGTTATCAAAAAATTGTATTTAGATCCTTTCCTTGATATGTTTAACGGAGAAATTTTATCGTATCGAATTTCTGAGCGTCCCAACGCTAAAGCCATTATGGATGCCCAAAAAGAAGCGATGGACCGTACCGATGATTGCCCCTATCGTCGTACGTTCCACTCTGACCAAGGATGGGCTTACCAAATGAAAGCATACAAAAAGCAGTTAACCAAGCAAAACATCTTTCAAAGTATGTCACGAAAAGGGAATTGTTTTGACAATTCTCCGATGGAGAATTTCTTTGGACTGTTAAAGCAAGAAATGTATTACGGGGTAATTTATGCCAGCTTTAAACAATTGAAGCAAGCAATAGAAGATTGGATACATTACTACAATCATCATCGAATTAAAACGAAACTTGGTTGTAGTCCTATTCAGTACCGCGAACAGATGACCGCATAA